The proteins below are encoded in one region of Telopea speciosissima isolate NSW1024214 ecotype Mountain lineage chromosome 10, Tspe_v1, whole genome shotgun sequence:
- the LOC122641646 gene encoding LOW QUALITY PROTEIN: pentatricopeptide repeat-containing protein At1g06143-like (The sequence of the model RefSeq protein was modified relative to this genomic sequence to represent the inferred CDS: inserted 2 bases in 2 codons): MFRELKELESVYATMLKRDSYQDCFLMNQFVSVCSTLGRMDSAILAFAHMEEPNVFVYNAMIRGFVRCASSIQGLQFYLQMLRAGVSPTSFTFSCLIKACSHLSAVGFGEAVHGHIWNNGLESHVFVQTALLDFSSIIGKTLQSRKVFDEMPERDAFAWASMIACHLRVGDLASTEKLFNEMPEKNTASWNTMIDGYARSANVESAAVLFNQMPVRDLVTWTTMIYCYSQNKQFQEALGVFQEMKNAGVRPDEVTMSTVISACAHLGALDLGRDIHLYVIKNEFSLDIYIGSALIDMYAKCGNLDRSLVVFFKLREKSLFCWNSVIEGLASHGYAKEALAMFSCMEREKVLPNKVTFISVLGACTHGGLVEEGRRRFFSMTQDYSIYPEIEHYGCMVDLLCRAGLVDEALGLIRGMTIEPNAVIWRAVLGGCKLHGNFEIAQIAVDKLIILEPDNFGYYVLLINMYAEANHWSEVAKVRAIMKERGVTKKSHGSSWIEAEXVASDISHPISGKIYMXLAELDEQLMLTGYVPELES; encoded by the exons ATGTTCCGAGAGCTGAAAGAGCTCGAATCTGTTTACGCAACAATGCTCAAGAGGGATTCCTACCAAGACTGTTTCTTAATGAATCAATTCGTTAGTGTGTGCTCTACCTTAGGTCGAATGGATTCTGCTATACTCGCCTTTGCCCACATGGAAGAACCCAATGTTTTTGTGTACAACGCCATGATCAGAGGCTTTGTTCGGTGTGCTTCCTCAATTCAGGGTCTCCAGTTTTACTTACAGATGTTAAGGGCAGGAGTCTCCCCCACAAGCTTTACGTTCTCATGTTTAATCAAAGCTTGTAGCCATTTATCTGCGGTGGGTTTTGGTGAAGCAGTTCATGGTCACATTTGGAACAATGGTCTTGAATCCCATGTTTTTGTTCAAACTGCTCTGCTTGATTTTTCTTCAATCATTGGTAAAACTCTCCAATCCCGGAAGGTGTTTGACGAAATGCCCGAAAGAGATGCCTTTGCATGGGCTTCAATGATTGCTTGTCACTTGCGGGTTGGAGACTTGGCTTCCACAGAGAAGTTGTTCAACGAGATGCCTGAAAAGAACACTGCGTCTTGGAATACCATGATTGATGGCTATGCTAGGTCTGCAAATGTTGAGTCTGCTGCAGTCTTGTTCAATCAGATGCCTGTGAGGGATCTGGTCACATGGACAACCATGATCTATTGTTATTCACAAAACAAGCAGTTCCAGGAAGCACTGGGAGTCTTTCAAGAGATGAAGAATGCAGGGGTCAGACCTGATGAAGTCACAATGTCCACGGTGATTTCAGCTTGTGCCCATCTTGGAGCTCTTGATTTAGGAAGGGATATACATCTATACGTGATAAAAAATGAGTTCAGTCTTGATATTTATATTGGATCTGCATTAATTGATATGTATGCAAAATGTGGGAACTTGGATAGATCTCTTGTGGTCTTTTTCAAACTCAGAGAAAAAAGTCTATTCTGCTGGAATTCTGTGATTGAAGGGCTTGCATCTCATGGATACGCAAAAGAAGCATTGGCCATGTTTAGCTGCATGGAGAGGGAGAAAGTCTTGCCAAACAAGGTTACTTTTATTAGTGTCCTTGGTGCTTGTACTCATGGTGGACTGGTCGAAGAAGGACGTCGTAGATTTTTTAGCATGACACAGGACTACTCGATCTATCCTGAAATTGAACACTACGGGTGTATGGTTGATCTCCTGTGCCGCGCTGGCCTTGTTGACGAGGCACTGGGATTGATAAGAGGCATGACAATTGAACCAAATGCAGTCATATGGAGGGCCGTTTTGGGTGGGTGTAAGCTTCACGGAAACTTTGAAATAGCTCAAATTGCAGTtgataaattgataattttGGAGCCAGACAACTTTGGCTACTATGTTCTTCTAATTAACATGTATGCTGAAGCAAACCATTGGAGTGAGGTTGCAAAGGTGAGGGCAATCATGAAGGAAAGAGGAGTAACAAAGAAGAGTCATGGATCTAGTTGGATCGAAGCAG GGGTAGCATCTGACATATCACACCCCATTTCTGGTAAGATTTATA GTCTTGCAGAATTAGATGAGCAACTAATGCTTACAGGCTATGTACCAGAACTTGAGAGTTAA